One Paraburkholderia agricolaris genomic region harbors:
- a CDS encoding ABC transporter permease produces MSSPATLLPPVREEYERPLEPLGELVLEAPLPLGKRLFEQGWLRKTLIALVLIVIWEIAARAIDNDLLLPTFGATFSAFVQGVWSGELLQKTAVSMSVLLRGYLLGALLAFALTSLAVSTRLGRDVLSMLTAMFNPLPSIALLPLALLWFGLGTGSLLFVLVHSVLWPLALNTYSGFQSVPATLRMTGRNYGLTGMRHVLLILVPAALPAILAGLRVGWAFAWRTLIAAELVFGASSGSGGLGWYIFQNRNELYTDRVFAGLAAVIVIGLLIEHLVFDTLERVTVRRWGVQH; encoded by the coding sequence ATGAGTTCTCCCGCTACGCTGTTACCGCCGGTTCGCGAGGAGTACGAGCGCCCGCTCGAGCCGCTCGGCGAGCTCGTCCTCGAAGCGCCGTTGCCGTTGGGCAAGCGCCTCTTCGAACAAGGCTGGTTGCGCAAGACACTGATTGCGCTGGTGTTGATCGTCATATGGGAAATCGCCGCGCGCGCAATCGACAACGATCTGCTTCTGCCGACCTTCGGCGCGACCTTCAGCGCGTTCGTACAGGGTGTGTGGTCCGGCGAACTGCTGCAGAAAACGGCGGTGTCGATGTCCGTGCTGCTGCGCGGCTATCTGCTCGGCGCCTTGCTCGCCTTCGCGTTGACGTCGCTCGCCGTGTCGACGCGTCTGGGCCGTGACGTCCTGTCGATGCTGACGGCGATGTTCAACCCGTTGCCTTCCATCGCGCTCCTGCCGCTCGCGCTGCTCTGGTTCGGTCTCGGTACCGGCAGCCTGTTGTTCGTGCTGGTCCATTCGGTGCTGTGGCCACTCGCCTTGAACACGTACTCCGGCTTTCAATCGGTGCCGGCGACGCTGCGCATGACGGGGCGCAACTACGGCCTCACGGGCATGCGCCATGTTCTGCTGATTCTGGTGCCGGCGGCGTTGCCCGCGATTCTGGCCGGCTTGCGGGTCGGCTGGGCCTTTGCGTGGCGCACACTGATCGCCGCCGAACTCGTATTCGGTGCGAGTTCCGGCAGCGGTGGGCTGGGCTGGTATATCTTTCAGAATCGCAACGAGCTGTACACGGATCGCGTTTTTGCCGGGCTGGCCGCGGTGATCGTGATCGGTTTGCTGATCGAGCATCTGGTGTTCGATACGCTGGAGCGCGTGACGGTTCGGCGCTGGGGCGTGCAGCATTAA
- a CDS encoding ABC transporter ATP-binding protein, whose product MVANPTLLFPNDAAAQATPATSERLLAVENVNLEYRTRDRIVRATHNVSFDVYGGDRFVLLGPSGCGKSTLLKAVAGFIQPTSGSIALDGETVRGPGADRIVVFQEFDQLPPWKTVLQNVAFPLRVARKLSRAEANERALHYLEKVGLTSFAKAYPHTLSGGMKQRVAIARALAMQPRVLLMDEPFAALDALTRRKMQEELLRLWEEVNFTLLFVTHSIEEALVVGNRILLLSPHPGRVRAELNSHQYSQDSFGRSDFQRSVARIHHLLFEETEAGQ is encoded by the coding sequence ATGGTGGCCAATCCTACTTTACTGTTTCCGAACGACGCCGCTGCCCAGGCCACACCGGCGACCAGCGAAAGGCTGCTTGCGGTCGAGAACGTCAACCTTGAATACCGCACGCGCGACCGGATCGTTCGCGCGACCCATAACGTGAGTTTCGATGTCTACGGCGGCGATCGCTTCGTGCTGCTGGGACCGTCGGGTTGCGGCAAGTCGACTTTGCTCAAAGCGGTCGCCGGGTTCATTCAACCGACCTCGGGCAGCATCGCGCTCGACGGCGAGACCGTGCGAGGTCCCGGCGCCGATCGTATCGTCGTATTCCAGGAGTTCGACCAGTTGCCGCCGTGGAAGACGGTTCTGCAGAACGTCGCGTTTCCGCTGCGTGTCGCGAGAAAGCTGTCGCGCGCAGAAGCCAATGAGCGCGCGCTGCATTACCTGGAGAAGGTCGGACTCACGTCGTTTGCGAAAGCCTATCCGCACACCTTGTCGGGCGGCATGAAGCAGCGAGTCGCGATTGCCCGCGCGCTGGCCATGCAGCCGCGCGTGCTGCTGATGGACGAGCCCTTCGCCGCGCTCGACGCGCTCACGCGCCGCAAGATGCAGGAGGAACTGCTGCGCCTGTGGGAAGAAGTGAACTTCACGCTGCTGTTCGTCACGCATTCGATCGAAGAGGCGCTGGTGGTCGGCAATCGCATTCTGTTGCTGTCGCCGCATCCCGGCCGTGTGCGCGCGGAGCTCAATAGCCATCAGTATTCGCAGGACAGTTTCGGGCGCAGCGATTTTCAGCGCAGCGTCGCGCGTATTCATCATCTGCTGTTCGAAGAGACGGAGGCCGGGCAATGA
- a CDS encoding ABC transporter substrate-binding protein, which produces MLARFRPTPLGPSLSRRLTTALLSVSMGVASLGAAMPAHAEGQIRIAEQFGVVYLLLNVARDQQFVEKEGRKQGLDIKVDWVKLSGGAAVNDALLSGAVDVAGAGVGPLLTIWDRTHGKQNVKGVASLGNLPYYLVSNNPNVRTIADFTEKDRIAVPAVNVSVQSRVLQYAAAKRWGDKDYNRLDKFTQALPHPDAAAAIIAGGTEITGHFGNPPFQEQELAGNPKAHIVLNSYDVLGGPSSATVLYATEKFRDNNPKTYRAFVDALADAARFISANPDAAADIYIRTNQSKIDRDLLLKVIKDPQVQFKVAPQNTFGLAQFMYRVGAIRNEPRSWKDYFFDDPATAAGS; this is translated from the coding sequence ATGCTTGCCAGGTTTCGCCCGACCCCTCTGGGGCCGTCTCTGTCCCGTCGTTTGACCACAGCGTTGCTGAGCGTATCGATGGGCGTGGCCAGCCTCGGCGCGGCCATGCCCGCGCATGCCGAAGGCCAGATTCGCATTGCCGAACAGTTCGGCGTCGTCTATCTGCTGCTGAACGTCGCGCGCGACCAGCAGTTCGTCGAGAAAGAAGGGCGCAAGCAGGGACTCGATATCAAGGTCGACTGGGTGAAACTCTCGGGTGGCGCCGCCGTCAACGATGCATTGCTCTCCGGCGCGGTGGATGTCGCTGGCGCGGGTGTCGGCCCGTTGTTGACGATCTGGGACCGCACGCACGGTAAGCAGAACGTGAAGGGCGTGGCCTCGCTCGGCAATCTGCCGTATTACCTCGTCAGCAACAATCCGAATGTCAGGACGATTGCCGACTTCACCGAGAAAGACCGCATTGCGGTGCCGGCTGTCAATGTGTCGGTGCAATCGCGCGTACTGCAGTACGCGGCAGCGAAGCGCTGGGGCGACAAGGATTACAACCGCCTCGACAAATTCACGCAGGCGCTGCCGCATCCCGACGCAGCAGCGGCGATCATCGCGGGCGGCACGGAAATTACCGGGCACTTCGGCAATCCGCCGTTTCAGGAGCAGGAGCTCGCCGGCAATCCGAAGGCGCACATCGTGCTGAATTCTTACGATGTACTGGGCGGCCCGAGCTCGGCGACCGTCCTGTACGCGACAGAGAAATTCCGCGACAACAATCCGAAGACCTACCGCGCATTCGTCGACGCGCTGGCGGATGCCGCACGCTTTATCTCGGCCAATCCCGACGCCGCCGCCGATATCTACATCCGTACGAACCAGTCGAAGATCGACCGCGATCTGCTGCTGAAGGTCATCAAGGACCCGCAGGTGCAATTCAAGGTCGCACCGCAGAACACATTCGGACTCGCGCAGTTCATGTATCGCGTCGGCGCCATCAGGAACGAGCCCAGGTCATGGAAGGATTATTTCTTCGACGACCCGGCAACCGCGGCGGGCAGTTGA
- a CDS encoding TauD/TfdA dioxygenase family protein — translation MTTAFASPAASAAGPANQARQIEIRAFDGPVGAEILGLDLNKPLAQDDFARIHRAHLDHHVLVFRDQRITPEQQIAFSRRFGPLQIHVLHQFQLPGHPEVLIVSNIVENGQPIGLGDAGHYWHSDLSYKEKPSLGSMLHAQELPPEGGDTLFANMHLAWDTLPEHLRSAVQGRSAEHTYLAKYAELQKRSPWRPNLSAEQIAQVKPVVQPMVRTHPETGRRALFVSEHFTTRVIGLPEDESKSLLEEIFAHSVRPEHLYRHQWAEHDMVFWDNRSLMHLAAGTPDHLRRKLYRTTIEGDVPF, via the coding sequence GTGACGACTGCCTTTGCCTCCCCCGCCGCCAGCGCCGCTGGTCCTGCCAATCAAGCCCGGCAGATCGAAATTCGCGCTTTCGACGGCCCCGTCGGCGCGGAAATTCTGGGTCTCGATCTCAACAAACCGCTGGCTCAGGACGATTTCGCCCGCATTCACCGTGCCCATCTGGACCACCACGTGCTGGTGTTTCGCGATCAGCGCATTACGCCGGAGCAGCAGATTGCCTTCAGCCGCCGCTTCGGTCCGTTGCAGATTCACGTGCTGCATCAATTCCAGTTGCCGGGCCACCCGGAGGTGCTGATCGTCTCGAACATCGTCGAGAACGGCCAGCCGATCGGTCTCGGCGACGCCGGTCACTACTGGCATTCCGATCTGTCGTACAAGGAGAAGCCGAGCCTCGGTTCGATGCTGCACGCGCAGGAGCTGCCCCCGGAAGGCGGCGACACGCTGTTCGCCAACATGCACCTCGCGTGGGACACGTTGCCGGAGCATTTGCGCAGCGCGGTGCAAGGCCGTTCGGCGGAGCATACGTATCTCGCGAAATACGCGGAATTGCAGAAGCGCAGCCCGTGGCGGCCGAATCTGTCGGCGGAGCAGATTGCCCAGGTGAAGCCGGTGGTGCAGCCGATGGTGCGCACTCATCCTGAGACCGGACGGCGCGCGCTCTTCGTCAGTGAGCATTTCACGACCCGTGTGATCGGCTTGCCGGAAGACGAGAGCAAGTCACTGCTCGAAGAAATTTTTGCGCATAGCGTGCGGCCCGAGCATCTGTACCGGCATCAGTGGGCCGAACACGACATGGTGTTCTGGGACAACCGCTCATTGATGCATCTGGCAGCCGGCACGCCGGATCACCTGCGCCGCAAACTGTATCGCACAACGATCGAAGGCGACGTGCCGTTCTGA
- a CDS encoding 4Fe-4S binding protein, with product MIEIVDAARCTGCNICVRACPTNVFDIVPGSPPRIARQGDCQTCFMCELYCPEDALFVAPQVAPAPPGGFDDGPLLGNYRRAVGWGRERQSTASQDASYELLTRTH from the coding sequence ATGATCGAGATCGTCGACGCTGCGCGCTGCACGGGATGCAATATCTGCGTGAGGGCATGCCCCACCAATGTGTTCGACATCGTGCCGGGCAGTCCGCCGCGCATTGCCCGGCAGGGGGACTGCCAGACCTGCTTCATGTGCGAGCTGTACTGTCCCGAGGACGCGTTATTCGTCGCGCCCCAGGTGGCGCCGGCGCCACCTGGCGGCTTCGACGACGGCCCGCTGCTCGGCAATTACCGGCGCGCAGTCGGCTGGGGCCGCGAGCGGCAGTCGACTGCGAGCCAGGATGCGAGCTACGAGTTGTTGACGCGAACGCATTGA
- a CDS encoding FAD-dependent oxidoreductase yields the protein MTDNAGKNQRPPVTAADGAVQYEADVLVIGGGPAGAWAAISAAAKGARVVLADKGFCGTSGATAPAGTALWYVPPDEDARDRAKASRFTLGGELAEPAWMDRVLEQTWTNAQQLAEWGYPFPVDETGEQRRTSLQGPEYMRLMRKRVKEAKVRILDHSPALELLVDEQGAVAGAAGVDRQADETWVVRAGAVVIATGGCAFLSNALGCNVLTGDGQLMAAEVGAALSGMEFSNAYGLGPAFSSVTKSLFYKWATFYYQDGSAIPGAGSAHGRGVIARTLQSQPVLACLDRADEQIQAWMRTAQPNFFLPFDRLGIDPFTQHFPVTLRLEGTVRGTGGLHLVDQTCATSVEGLYAAGDAATRELICGGFTGGGSHNAAWAMSSGFWAGAGAAGYARSRGRAGLRGRLLRAGGAGLRDTGGSTPYDSDAVIRSVQQEVFPTQRNWTRQADLLDDSLARLDALWHRVRGAAPARSALAAVRAREAAAMLATSRWMYRSAQQRTETRGMHRRHEHAALDPAQRHRLLSGGLDEVWIDRLALSPATVRTEGVTA from the coding sequence ATGACGGACAACGCGGGAAAAAATCAGCGGCCACCGGTGACGGCGGCGGATGGCGCAGTCCAGTACGAGGCGGACGTACTCGTGATCGGCGGCGGCCCGGCTGGCGCGTGGGCTGCGATCAGCGCGGCCGCCAAAGGCGCGCGCGTGGTATTGGCGGATAAAGGTTTTTGCGGCACCTCCGGCGCGACCGCACCGGCCGGCACGGCGCTCTGGTATGTGCCGCCTGACGAGGACGCACGGGATCGTGCAAAAGCGAGTCGTTTCACTTTGGGAGGCGAGCTTGCCGAACCGGCGTGGATGGATCGCGTGCTCGAGCAGACCTGGACCAATGCGCAGCAACTGGCCGAGTGGGGCTACCCGTTTCCCGTCGATGAAACCGGCGAGCAGCGGCGCACCTCGTTGCAAGGGCCTGAGTACATGCGGCTGATGCGCAAACGCGTCAAGGAAGCGAAGGTGCGCATCCTCGATCACAGCCCCGCGCTCGAACTGCTCGTCGACGAGCAGGGCGCGGTCGCGGGAGCGGCCGGCGTCGACCGTCAGGCGGACGAGACGTGGGTCGTGCGCGCGGGCGCGGTGGTCATCGCGACAGGCGGATGTGCGTTTCTCAGCAACGCGCTCGGCTGCAACGTGCTCACCGGCGACGGCCAGTTGATGGCCGCCGAGGTGGGCGCGGCCCTGTCGGGCATGGAGTTTTCGAATGCCTATGGGCTCGGGCCGGCGTTTTCATCCGTGACGAAATCGTTGTTCTACAAGTGGGCCACGTTCTACTACCAGGACGGGTCGGCGATCCCGGGGGCTGGGTCTGCGCATGGCCGCGGCGTGATTGCCCGCACTCTGCAGAGCCAGCCCGTGCTGGCCTGCCTCGATCGCGCCGACGAACAGATTCAGGCGTGGATGCGTACTGCACAGCCGAATTTCTTCCTGCCGTTCGATCGGCTCGGGATCGACCCGTTCACGCAGCATTTCCCGGTGACGTTGCGCCTCGAAGGAACCGTGCGGGGAACGGGCGGCCTGCATCTGGTGGATCAGACTTGCGCGACGTCGGTCGAAGGTTTGTATGCGGCCGGCGATGCGGCCACTCGCGAGCTGATCTGCGGCGGCTTCACCGGCGGTGGCAGTCATAACGCGGCGTGGGCGATGTCATCCGGTTTCTGGGCCGGTGCGGGCGCTGCCGGCTACGCCCGTTCACGCGGGCGCGCGGGCCTGCGGGGCCGGCTGTTACGGGCCGGCGGCGCTGGACTTCGCGACACCGGCGGCTCGACACCTTATGACAGCGACGCGGTGATTCGCAGCGTGCAGCAGGAGGTGTTTCCTACGCAGCGCAACTGGACCCGTCAGGCCGATTTGCTCGACGACTCGCTCGCGCGGCTCGACGCGCTGTGGCATCGCGTGCGCGGTGCGGCGCCGGCGCGAAGTGCGTTGGCTGCCGTGCGCGCGCGTGAGGCGGCGGCCATGCTCGCCACTTCGCGCTGGATGTATCGCAGCGCGCAGCAACGAACCGAAACACGCGGGATGCATCGGCGGCACGAGCACGCCGCGCTCGATCCGGCGCAGAGGCATCGTCTGTTGAGCGGCGGTCTGGATGAAGTCTGGATCGACAGGCTGGCCTTGTCTCCAGCCACGGTCCGCACCGAAGGAGTGACGGCATGA
- a CDS encoding aliphatic sulfonate ABC transporter substrate-binding protein, whose translation MTFSIFRWLARAALTSLLAVSAAHAQTSANSPAPLKLRIGYQKSSTLITILKARGSLEQALAPLGVSISWNEFASGLPLTEALNADAVDLSADVADTVPVFAQAAHARFVYIAQEAPSPGAQAIIVKRDGLLHTLADLKGQRIAVTKAAGSHYLLLAALAKAGLAPADVRISYLTPADGRAAFERGSVDVWVTWDPYVASVDKAPDVRVLANGEGLASYQRYYLASSSFAAAHPDVIDTVFAQLKSAGVWVRAHPDDAAKLLAPIWGLDAATIERANARRSYAVRAVDTQNFGEQQKIADTFYRAGLLPAPVDTAAAQRWNFSTKRAETAATSTTASGG comes from the coding sequence GTGACCTTTTCTATCTTTCGTTGGCTCGCTCGCGCGGCGCTGACTTCGCTGCTCGCCGTGAGTGCCGCTCACGCACAGACCTCGGCCAACTCGCCGGCTCCGCTGAAGCTGCGGATCGGCTATCAGAAGTCTTCAACGCTCATCACCATTCTGAAAGCACGTGGTTCGCTCGAGCAGGCGCTCGCGCCCTTGGGTGTGAGCATTAGCTGGAACGAGTTTGCCAGTGGCTTGCCGCTGACCGAAGCACTCAATGCGGACGCGGTCGACCTGAGCGCCGATGTCGCCGACACGGTCCCGGTGTTCGCTCAGGCCGCTCATGCGCGTTTTGTGTATATCGCGCAGGAGGCGCCTTCGCCGGGCGCCCAGGCCATTATCGTGAAGCGCGATGGGCTGCTGCATACGCTTGCCGACCTGAAGGGCCAGCGCATCGCCGTGACCAAGGCGGCCGGCAGCCACTATCTGCTGCTCGCCGCGCTCGCCAAGGCCGGTCTCGCTCCTGCTGACGTGCGCATCAGCTATCTGACGCCCGCCGACGGACGCGCCGCCTTCGAGCGCGGCAGCGTGGATGTGTGGGTTACCTGGGACCCGTATGTCGCGTCGGTCGACAAAGCGCCGGACGTGCGTGTTCTTGCCAACGGCGAAGGTCTTGCCTCTTATCAGCGGTACTACCTCGCGTCCAGCAGTTTTGCCGCGGCCCATCCCGATGTGATCGACACCGTGTTCGCGCAGTTGAAGTCGGCGGGCGTTTGGGTTCGCGCCCATCCCGACGATGCGGCGAAGCTGCTCGCGCCGATCTGGGGCCTGGACGCGGCGACGATCGAGCGTGCCAATGCACGCCGCAGCTATGCGGTCCGCGCGGTGGATACGCAGAATTTCGGTGAGCAGCAAAAGATCGCCGACACCTTCTATCGAGCGGGGCTTCTGCCGGCGCCGGTGGATACGGCCGCGGCGCAGCGCTGGAATTTCAGCACGAAGCGCGCCGAAACGGCGGCCACTTCAACCACCGCCTCCGGTGGCTAG
- a CDS encoding ABC transporter substrate-binding protein has protein sequence MSLKNRLRGRIFGALFAATLICTGPAPALAAPNHGGTLTWLVTPEPASIIPLTTTAGGNAEIGPKVVEGLLTYDKDLNPKPLLATAWSVSKDGLQYRFTLRQGVKWHDGKPFTSADVAFSILTLKQVHPRGRSTFANVTDVKTPDPYTAIIELSKPAPFLLTALSGSESPIIPKHLYEGTDIVANPYNSAPVGTGPFVFKSFVHGSYILLERNPDYWDKPKPYVDKLIVRFLPDGAARAAALESGAANLGDQAIPLSDVKRFSALPNFNVDTTNWPYVSNHQQLIFNLDTPVLKDKAVRKAISQAVDVNALNRVVWYGYGQVSAAAIGTANTKYHDAGIHYFPYDLAQANAALDAAGLKRGADGTRFKLRLLFNPFQDPRAADFVRQSLARVGIDAEIESYDFATYVKKAYTDRAFDITLEALANVFDPTVGVQRVFWSKNFKIGLPFSNAAHYSNPEVDRLLEAASVETDEAKRRQLFIQFQQIVHDDIPSIEFGANPNITIVSKKVKDYAPTGEGLRGNFADLYIQP, from the coding sequence ATGAGCTTGAAGAACAGGCTGCGGGGAAGAATTTTCGGCGCGTTGTTCGCGGCCACACTGATCTGCACTGGCCCGGCCCCCGCTCTGGCGGCACCCAATCACGGTGGAACCCTGACATGGCTCGTCACACCGGAGCCGGCGTCGATCATTCCTTTGACGACCACCGCTGGCGGTAACGCGGAGATCGGTCCCAAGGTGGTCGAGGGCCTGCTGACCTACGACAAGGATCTCAATCCGAAGCCGCTGCTGGCTACCGCATGGTCCGTCAGCAAGGACGGACTGCAGTATCGCTTCACCTTGCGTCAGGGAGTGAAGTGGCACGACGGCAAGCCTTTTACTTCCGCCGACGTTGCGTTTTCGATCCTGACGTTAAAGCAGGTCCACCCACGCGGCCGCAGCACGTTTGCGAACGTGACCGATGTCAAAACGCCGGACCCTTACACGGCGATCATCGAACTGTCGAAACCGGCGCCGTTCCTGCTTACCGCGCTTTCCGGTTCCGAGTCGCCGATCATCCCGAAGCATCTGTATGAAGGGACGGACATCGTTGCCAATCCGTATAACAGTGCGCCGGTCGGCACGGGTCCGTTCGTTTTCAAATCGTTCGTGCACGGCAGCTACATTCTCCTCGAGCGTAATCCGGACTACTGGGACAAACCCAAGCCGTACGTCGACAAGCTTATCGTGCGCTTCCTCCCTGACGGTGCGGCGCGGGCGGCAGCGCTCGAATCGGGCGCCGCCAACCTTGGCGACCAGGCGATCCCCTTATCGGATGTCAAGCGTTTCAGCGCGCTGCCGAACTTCAACGTGGATACCACCAACTGGCCCTATGTCAGCAACCACCAGCAGTTGATCTTCAATCTGGACACGCCGGTCCTTAAGGACAAGGCGGTGCGCAAGGCGATCTCCCAGGCTGTGGACGTCAATGCGCTGAACCGGGTGGTCTGGTACGGCTACGGCCAGGTCTCGGCCGCCGCGATCGGCACGGCGAATACGAAGTATCACGACGCCGGCATCCATTACTTTCCGTATGACCTGGCTCAGGCCAATGCGGCGCTGGATGCCGCCGGCTTGAAGCGTGGCGCGGACGGCACGCGCTTCAAGCTGCGGCTTCTTTTTAACCCCTTCCAGGACCCGCGTGCGGCTGATTTTGTGCGCCAGTCGCTGGCCCGTGTCGGGATCGACGCCGAGATCGAGAGCTATGACTTCGCGACCTACGTGAAGAAGGCATACACCGATCGTGCATTCGATATCACGCTCGAAGCGCTTGCCAACGTGTTCGACCCGACGGTGGGCGTACAGCGCGTGTTCTGGTCGAAGAACTTCAAGATCGGTCTGCCGTTCTCCAATGCCGCGCACTATTCGAACCCGGAGGTCGACCGTCTGCTCGAGGCGGCTTCGGTGGAGACCGACGAAGCGAAGCGCCGTCAGCTATTCATCCAGTTCCAGCAGATCGTGCACGACGATATTCCTTCGATCGAATTCGGTGCGAACCCCAACATCACCATTGTCTCGAAGAAGGTGAAGGACTACGCACCCACGGGTGAAGGGCTGCGCGGCAATTTTGCCGACCTGTACATCCAGCCGTAG
- a CDS encoding NtaA/DmoA family FMN-dependent monooxygenase (This protein belongs to a clade of FMN-dependent monooxygenases, within a broader family of flavin-dependent oxidoreductases, the luciferase-like monooxygenase (LMM) family, some of whose members use coenzyme F420 rather than FMN.): MSVARRRLKTLVGAANVLYASGDAEAAKGIRRAAALARTAEAEKITGLFTADLLQADPAGLVGGTGSQEPIVALAALSQATSHIGLVATVSTTYHHPYNIARLIGTLDHVSGGRAAWNAVTSSVGEENFGDGTLPDPARRYARATEFVEIVNALFDANDPAASRRTPSGSVSVDPRKLGTIDYRGEHFQVQGPLNVPPPPQQRPVLFQAGQSASGVTLGARYAEVVYTSQPTLDDARAFVTELHRQAAGFGRANRLPFVMNSFHSVIGESDADVARRLRDKHERIDYEQGRLKLADMLGGGIDLSELALDRPLPEALLPVVDSVNRRRGRVEIFRRYALQGHTLRELIIRAQETGHWSVAGTPEQLADAIEERYRAGLVDVLSLHGLGQPDQQDLLLNGLLPELRRRNLIDTDYRGDDLRSNLELPSLQAGATEARRYAVNAG, encoded by the coding sequence ATGAGCGTCGCGCGCAGGCGCTTGAAGACGCTGGTCGGCGCAGCCAACGTGCTATATGCGAGCGGCGACGCGGAGGCCGCGAAGGGTATTCGCCGCGCGGCGGCACTCGCGCGCACCGCGGAGGCGGAAAAGATCACAGGTCTTTTCACGGCGGACCTGCTGCAGGCGGACCCGGCCGGACTGGTGGGCGGCACCGGCAGTCAGGAGCCGATCGTCGCGCTTGCCGCGCTGAGTCAGGCGACGTCGCATATCGGGCTGGTCGCGACGGTGTCGACCACTTACCACCATCCGTACAACATCGCGCGGCTGATCGGCACGCTCGATCACGTGAGCGGTGGCCGCGCCGCATGGAACGCAGTCACATCGTCGGTCGGCGAGGAGAATTTCGGCGACGGCACGCTGCCCGACCCGGCGCGCCGGTATGCGCGCGCAACCGAATTCGTCGAGATCGTCAACGCGCTGTTCGACGCAAACGATCCGGCAGCCTCGCGGCGCACGCCGTCAGGTTCGGTATCGGTAGACCCCCGCAAGCTCGGTACGATCGACTATCGTGGCGAGCATTTCCAGGTACAAGGGCCGCTCAACGTGCCACCGCCGCCGCAACAGCGGCCGGTGCTGTTTCAGGCCGGGCAGTCGGCGAGCGGCGTGACGCTCGGCGCACGTTACGCGGAAGTCGTCTACACATCACAACCTACGCTCGACGACGCGCGCGCGTTCGTGACCGAACTGCATCGGCAGGCGGCCGGTTTTGGCCGCGCCAACCGTTTGCCGTTCGTGATGAACTCGTTTCACTCGGTGATTGGCGAATCTGACGCGGACGTCGCGCGGCGGCTGCGCGACAAGCACGAGCGGATCGACTACGAGCAAGGCCGGTTGAAGCTCGCCGACATGCTCGGCGGCGGCATCGACCTGAGCGAACTGGCGCTCGACCGTCCGTTACCCGAAGCACTGTTGCCGGTGGTCGACAGCGTGAACCGGCGGCGCGGGCGCGTGGAGATATTCCGCCGCTACGCGTTGCAGGGACACACGTTGCGTGAGCTGATCATTCGCGCGCAGGAAACGGGCCACTGGTCTGTTGCCGGCACGCCGGAGCAACTCGCCGACGCGATCGAGGAGCGGTATCGCGCGGGGCTGGTCGATGTGCTGTCGCTGCATGGGCTCGGGCAGCCGGACCAGCAAGACCTGCTGTTGAACGGGCTGCTGCCGGAGCTGCGCCGGCGCAACCTGATCGACACCGACTATCGCGGCGACGATCTGCGATCGAATCTCGAGCTGCCGTCGCTGCAGGCAGGCGCGACCGAAGCGAGGCGGTACGCAGTGAATGCCGGCTGA